One genomic segment of Bacteroides caccae includes these proteins:
- a CDS encoding LptF/LptG family permease: MLRIKKLDIFIVKSFMMLFVGTFFICLFIFMMQFLWRYVDELVGKGLEMSVMAQFFFYSALTLVPVSLPLAVLLASLITFGNFGERYELLAMKAAGISLLKIMRPLVFFVCGLVGISFYFQNVVGPIAQAKLGTLILSMKQKSPELDIPEGVFYSEIPDYNLKIAKKNRKTGMLYDVLIYDLKEGFEKARVIYADSGRLEMTADKQHLWLHLYSGDLFENLKAQSMKSQNVPYRRESFREKHTIIEFDSDFNMVDGDIMGRQSSAKDMAQLQSSIDSMKVLGDSIGRQYYKEVAEGNFRASYGLTKEDTAKIEKADIQEYNVDSLYEVSPLMQKQKVISSAVSRAENMASDLTFKSYTMETNDYAIRKHKTEWHKKITISLSCLLFFFIGAPLGGIIRKGGLGMPVIVSVLVFIIYYIIDNTGYKMARDGKWIVWMGMWTSSAVLAPLGIFLTYKSNKDSVVLNADAYINWFKKVWGIRSVRHLFKKEVIINDPDYERIPSDLESLTAECRAYITKNRLTKAPNYFKLWMSTEKDDEVMAINEKLEVLVEEMSNTKSATLIGALNNYPVIPVSAHIRPFHIYWLNLVAGIIFPVGLFFYFRIWAFRIRLDKDMERIIKNNEQVQFIIQKINK, from the coding sequence ATGCTACGCATAAAGAAATTAGATATATTCATCGTAAAGAGCTTCATGATGCTCTTTGTGGGCACATTCTTCATTTGTCTGTTCATTTTTATGATGCAGTTCCTGTGGAGATATGTGGACGAATTGGTCGGAAAGGGATTGGAGATGAGCGTAATGGCTCAGTTCTTCTTTTATTCCGCATTGACATTGGTGCCAGTATCGTTGCCGTTGGCGGTGCTACTGGCTTCTTTGATTACTTTCGGTAACTTCGGCGAACGATACGAGTTACTCGCAATGAAGGCTGCGGGTATTTCCCTGCTCAAAATTATGCGTCCGCTTGTTTTTTTTGTCTGTGGTTTGGTGGGCATTTCTTTCTATTTTCAGAATGTGGTAGGTCCCATTGCCCAAGCCAAACTGGGAACCCTGATTCTTTCTATGAAACAAAAATCTCCGGAATTGGATATTCCGGAAGGAGTTTTCTATTCCGAAATTCCCGATTATAATCTGAAAATTGCCAAGAAAAACCGGAAAACGGGTATGTTGTATGATGTGCTTATCTATGATCTGAAAGAAGGGTTTGAGAAAGCACGTGTTATTTATGCAGATTCCGGACGTCTGGAAATGACTGCGGACAAACAGCATCTTTGGTTGCATCTATATAGCGGAGACTTATTCGAGAATTTGAAAGCACAGAGTATGAAATCTCAGAATGTGCCTTACCGCCGTGAGTCGTTCAGGGAGAAGCACACGATTATTGAGTTTGACTCCGATTTTAATATGGTTGACGGTGATATCATGGGGCGGCAATCCAGTGCTAAGGATATGGCGCAATTGCAAAGTTCCATTGACTCTATGAAAGTACTAGGAGATAGTATCGGAAGACAGTATTATAAGGAAGTGGCCGAAGGAAATTTCCGTGCGTCTTACGGATTGACAAAAGAAGACACCGCCAAAATAGAAAAGGCGGATATTCAGGAATACAATGTGGATAGTCTTTATGAAGTGTCGCCTTTAATGCAAAAACAAAAGGTGATATCTTCCGCTGTTAGCCGTGCGGAAAACATGGCTAGCGATTTGACTTTCAAGAGCTATACGATGGAGACTAATGACTACGCTATCCGGAAACATAAGACGGAGTGGCATAAGAAGATAACGATTTCCCTTTCTTGTCTGTTGTTCTTCTTTATCGGGGCTCCGTTGGGAGGTATTATCCGTAAGGGAGGCTTGGGAATGCCTGTCATTGTATCGGTATTGGTATTTATCATCTATTATATCATTGACAATACGGGATATAAAATGGCACGTGACGGTAAATGGATCGTGTGGATGGGGATGTGGACAAGTAGTGCCGTGCTTGCTCCATTAGGCATCTTTCTGACTTATAAATCCAATAAGGATTCTGTGGTGTTGAATGCCGATGCGTATATTAACTGGTTTAAAAAGGTTTGGGGAATCCGCAGTGTACGTCATCTATTTAAGAAAGAAGTTATTATAAATGATCCTGATTATGAGCGTATCCCTAGTGATTTGGAATCGCTCACAGCAGAGTGTAGGGCATATATTACCAAAAATCGTTTGACAAAAGCACCGAATTACTTCAAATTGTGGATGTCTACTGAGAAGGATGATGAGGTAATGGCTATCAATGAAAAACTGGAGGTATTGGTGGAAGAAATGTCTAACACTAAGTCGGCCACTTTGATAGGAGCATTAAACAATTATCCGGTCATTCCCGTTTCTGCTCATATACGTCCGTTCCATATCTATTGGCTGAATTTGGTAGCCGGGATTATTTTTCCTGTCGGGCTATTTTTCTATTTCCGTATCTGGGCATTCCGCATTCGTCTGGATAAAGACATGGAACGGATTATAAAAAACAATGAACAAGTTCAATTCATCATACAGAAAATTAATAAATAA
- a CDS encoding START-like domain-containing protein → MKKEKIHLEYLLNATSKNILWAAISTPTGLEDWFADKVISDDKIVEFHWGKTEQRKAEITAIRSFSFIRFRWEDDENERDYFEIKMTYNELTSDYVLEITDFAEPDEVDDMKELWESQVAKLRRTCGF, encoded by the coding sequence ATGAAAAAGGAAAAAATTCATTTGGAGTATTTGCTGAATGCGACATCTAAAAATATTCTTTGGGCAGCCATTAGTACACCTACCGGGTTGGAGGACTGGTTTGCAGACAAAGTGATATCCGATGATAAGATTGTAGAGTTTCATTGGGGAAAGACTGAGCAGAGAAAGGCTGAAATTACGGCGATACGTTCTTTCTCTTTTATCCGCTTCCGTTGGGAGGATGACGAGAACGAGCGCGATTATTTTGAAATTAAGATGACTTATAATGAGTTGACAAGTGACTACGTATTAGAAATCACTGATTTTGCGGAGCCGGATGAAGTGGATGATATGAAAGAATTGTGGGAGTCGCAAGTGGCTAAATTAAGAAGAACTTGTGGTTTTTAG
- a CDS encoding HD domain-containing protein, whose amino-acid sequence MQELASLDIEAIKQFALKDWELGETHGLPHWQRVERNGIILATSEVNITVVRLFAYLHDKCRIDNGCDIEHGKKAAIMINGIRHTLLKGLTDNEFELLSKACELHTTTLRTGNSTIDTCFDADRLDLERVGIIPYPNKMATSKGEYYAKNLSEFYDLAVLLTME is encoded by the coding sequence ATGCAAGAGTTAGCTTCTTTAGATATAGAAGCAATCAAACAATTTGCTTTAAAAGATTGGGAACTTGGGGAAACTCATGGTTTACCACATTGGCAAAGAGTGGAACGTAATGGAATAATACTTGCCACATCAGAAGTAAATATTACGGTTGTTAGGTTGTTTGCTTATCTGCATGATAAATGCAGAATAGATAATGGTTGTGACATTGAACATGGAAAAAAAGCCGCTATTATGATTAATGGGATTAGGCACACATTACTAAAAGGACTAACCGATAATGAATTTGAGTTATTGTCTAAGGCTTGTGAACTTCATACTACAACATTGCGAACAGGTAACTCAACTATTGATACTTGCTTTGATGCAGACAGATTAGATTTAGAACGAGTTGGTATAATACCATATCCAAATAAAATGGCTACTTCAAAGGGAGAATATTATGCGAAGAATCTTAGTGAATTTTATGATTTAGCAGTTTTATTAACTATGGAATAA
- a CDS encoding ADP-ribosylglycohydrolase family protein, which translates to MNTDILIGTIAGDIIGSYYEFVPIKSIDFSLFNGSSSHFTDDTIMTIANADWLLTSDSLLGIMQDYGNRYPSSYGNMFYEWLKADNPQPYNSWGNGSAMRVSPVGWAFNTLEETLEAAKQSAEVTHNHPEGIKGAQATAACIYLARTGKSKQKIKEYIETIFGYNLSRTCDEIRPTYYFNESCQGTVPESIIAFLESTDYESAIRLTISLGGDADTMGAITGGIAEAYYKEIPQYIREEVLKRLPNEFIDIMQRFYEMFVDKRIIKNSI; encoded by the coding sequence ATGAATACTGATATATTGATAGGTACAATAGCAGGAGATATAATAGGTTCTTACTATGAGTTTGTCCCAATAAAGTCTATAGACTTCTCGTTATTCAATGGTTCTTCGTCACACTTTACTGATGATACTATAATGACTATCGCTAATGCTGATTGGCTATTAACTAGCGATAGTTTATTAGGTATTATGCAGGATTATGGTAATCGTTATCCTAGTAGTTATGGAAATATGTTCTACGAATGGTTAAAAGCAGATAATCCCCAACCTTACAATAGTTGGGGAAATGGTTCTGCTATGCGTGTTAGTCCTGTTGGTTGGGCTTTTAATACTTTAGAGGAGACTTTAGAAGCTGCCAAACAAAGTGCAGAAGTCACACATAATCATCCAGAAGGAATTAAAGGTGCACAAGCAACAGCAGCTTGTATATACTTGGCTCGTACAGGTAAATCTAAACAGAAAATTAAAGAGTATATTGAAACTATATTTGGATATAATCTTAGTAGAACCTGTGACGAAATAAGACCTACTTACTACTTCAATGAGAGTTGTCAAGGTACAGTTCCAGAATCTATTATCGCTTTCTTGGAGAGTACAGATTATGAAAGTGCTATTCGACTTACTATTTCTTTAGGTGGTGATGCTGATACAATGGGGGCTATCACTGGTGGAATAGCAGAAGCATATTATAAAGAGATACCTCAATACATAAGGGAAGAAGTATTGAAAAGACTACCAAACGAATTTATTGATATAATGCAGAGATTTTATGAGATGTTTGTAGATAAAAGAATAATAAAGAACAGCATTTGA
- a CDS encoding lipocalin family protein has protein sequence MKTFRFFATLLVIALCAGFTSCSDDDDENPLVGTWVNIENRNSVEYKEVMTINSDGTGSSANYTNGQLDKDGVDNFRYTYDENSKVFTWIWEEDSDGESDVYSMHVRELTGSKLVLVDDIDEEGEGEVITYTKQ, from the coding sequence ATGAAGACATTTAGATTTTTTGCGACTTTATTGGTTATTGCTTTATGTGCAGGTTTTACTTCTTGTAGCGATGACGATGATGAAAATCCGTTAGTAGGTACTTGGGTGAATATAGAGAATAGAAACTCTGTGGAATATAAAGAAGTAATGACTATTAATTCAGACGGTACAGGTTCAAGTGCTAATTATACTAATGGGCAATTAGATAAAGACGGAGTAGACAATTTCAGATATACCTATGACGAAAATAGTAAGGTCTTTACTTGGATATGGGAAGAAGATAGCGACGGAGAGAGTGATGTTTATTCAATGCATGTTCGAGAACTGACAGGCTCTAAATTAGTTTTGGTTGATGATATAGATGAAGAAGGTGAAGGAGAGGTAATAACATACACAAAACAATAA
- a CDS encoding recombinase family protein: MKTAVIYARVSSSNDRQDTSRQIEDLKKYAISQDIEIVNIFQEHISGAKRIEERQILGECLEYCKRESVNILLLSELSRLGRSTLQVLRSLDILHESKVSVYIQNLGLYTLQPNGEVNPIASIMVTVLAEMANIERSNIQYRLNSGRANYIAKGGKLGRKTGSTKTDDKKKEEYKEVIALLKKGYSIRNIAKLQSIGISTVQRIKNQFIKP, encoded by the coding sequence ATGAAAACAGCCGTAATATACGCTCGTGTTTCATCAAGTAATGACAGACAGGACACGAGCAGACAAATAGAGGATTTAAAGAAATATGCTATCTCACAGGATATAGAAATTGTGAATATATTCCAGGAGCATATTTCAGGTGCAAAGAGAATTGAGGAAAGACAGATTTTAGGGGAATGTTTAGAATACTGTAAACGTGAATCTGTGAATATTCTACTTTTGTCTGAATTGTCAAGACTAGGGAGAAGTACATTACAGGTTCTTCGCTCTTTGGATATATTGCATGAATCGAAAGTATCGGTTTACATACAGAACTTGGGCTTATATACTTTGCAACCAAATGGGGAAGTTAATCCAATAGCGTCTATCATGGTGACAGTACTTGCAGAAATGGCAAATATCGAAAGAAGCAATATCCAATACCGTTTGAATAGTGGTAGAGCGAATTATATTGCCAAAGGTGGTAAACTTGGCAGAAAGACAGGTTCAACCAAAACGGATGATAAGAAAAAAGAAGAATATAAAGAAGTCATAGCTTTACTAAAGAAAGGCTATTCAATCAGAAATATAGCTAAGCTACAAAGTATTGGTATTTCCACCGTTCAACGGATAAAAAATCAGTTTATAAAGCCATAA
- a CDS encoding DUF3871 family protein, translating to MRNLQIIGNVPQVRRENNFGEYAEEAVIIEEQPKVKKENPHFLEANTLEVTMQHLKEDCITPVFAKDNELTIPHPAFIDTVYDAANTFFSGESIDKPDIRVSHIIKGRVPEAIHKPANQLLESDKTIYYERCAFIIQIPTIYETVNGNKLILTIGGVRAYNHTNLYSKKGAERFKVFIGFICKVCTNLCVSTDGFLSCLEVTNTKDLYRAVLEMFQSYQPAKHLHLMQTLSNSYLTEHQFCQLLGRMRLYQSLPQGYQKDIPKMLITDSQINTVAKAYINDKNFGSLGNDISMWKLYNLLTGANKSSYIDSFLDRAVNATEIATGINAALHGDTKYKWFID from the coding sequence ATGAGAAATCTACAAATTATTGGCAATGTGCCACAGGTAAGAAGGGAAAACAACTTTGGTGAGTATGCAGAAGAAGCGGTAATAATCGAAGAACAACCAAAAGTTAAAAAAGAGAATCCTCATTTCTTGGAAGCTAATACACTAGAGGTAACAATGCAACATTTAAAAGAAGATTGTATTACACCCGTATTCGCCAAAGATAATGAGCTTACAATTCCTCACCCTGCATTTATTGATACTGTTTATGACGCTGCAAATACGTTTTTCAGTGGTGAAAGTATTGATAAGCCCGATATTCGTGTAAGTCACATTATTAAAGGGAGAGTGCCCGAAGCAATACACAAACCTGCAAATCAACTTCTTGAAAGTGACAAGACTATCTACTACGAAAGATGTGCTTTTATTATTCAGATTCCTACGATTTACGAAACGGTGAACGGGAATAAGTTAATATTAACTATTGGTGGTGTTCGTGCTTATAATCACACTAATCTTTATTCAAAGAAAGGAGCAGAACGATTTAAAGTGTTTATTGGCTTTATTTGTAAGGTTTGTACAAACTTGTGTGTGTCAACAGACGGTTTTCTTAGTTGCTTGGAAGTTACTAATACCAAAGATTTATATCGGGCAGTATTGGAAATGTTTCAGAGTTATCAACCTGCAAAACATCTACATTTAATGCAAACACTTAGTAACTCATATCTCACAGAACACCAATTTTGCCAATTACTTGGGAGAATGAGACTTTATCAATCATTGCCACAAGGTTATCAGAAAGATATTCCTAAAATGCTCATCACTGATTCGCAGATAAATACAGTTGCAAAAGCATATATCAATGATAAGAACTTTGGGAGCTTGGGAAATGATATAAGTATGTGGAAATTGTACAATCTATTGACAGGGGCAAACAAAAGCAGTTATATAGATTCATTCTTGGATAGAGCGGTAAATGCAACCGAAATAGCAACGGGGATAAATGCCGCTTTGCATGGAGACACTAAATATAAGTGGTTTATTGATTGA
- a CDS encoding P-loop NTPase fold protein, whose amino-acid sequence MNIDSAREKFLLFLQNYEEYKTCDFSESDTRSKVIDKLFIDILGWSESNIQREGHVDCGYYDYRFSIPGFYMLVEAKKQFLDFVLPIKTKIVSINTLLSENRDVIQQIRNYLSDEGIDYGIITNGKQFIIGQFINHNGTLWKQNKCLVFNGLDEIKENFITFYNNLSKEGIIENGGFKFLQNKEIEFSKKIIETLVDREKEIVRNSISTNLTPIIETIFGEIFSDIKEDDAEFIKECFVENKETIKNRAELNGLFSDTPPFLSEVVGAQNHDSISQQINAEITSSNVSLKMAPPKPVIIVGSKGAGKTTFINFLFKNKLPNDTINRYPYVYVDFIKYYKNSKNVDTEKISEDILNSLYEQYPFLELDTYKVLKRIYIHEINRNDRGIWSVYKEKNQLVYVDKLNSFIEEKFKHKELHLEELSKYLVRERQMRLIVIIDNADQFDMETQESAFLFASSLNRRAFCGVFVSLREGYYYKWRNLPPFNAFESNVYHVTAPKYSEVLQKRISYTLKKIEFDSSVIERNVTGVNQVGYKIEMETQNIKEFFLSLQNSLFDNSNELIVDFLNYSTFPNTREGLRLFKLFLISGYTDVSEYIMRVRFNRDNHKITIPIHEFVKSIGLHNKLYYNHEISVIPNLFYPCNESSNHFLKIWILKYLSNKLKSGGNVNKYDSLSDLANCFINYGYKTDIIYKELELLLKLELIETDEILTDIKWVNLPEKVFNVCISAKGYYYLNEVMNRFYYFELVLQDTPIFDEVFFNNMCQVFPHCTENGKRNMNNRIETVECFMRYLGEQENHEPRVVLNQLGSIVQDIKNKGMDADIRNIKDKMGLS is encoded by the coding sequence ATGAATATAGATAGTGCAAGAGAAAAATTTCTCTTATTTCTCCAAAATTATGAAGAATATAAAACTTGTGATTTTTCTGAAAGTGATACCCGTTCTAAAGTTATAGATAAATTGTTTATTGATATCTTAGGGTGGTCTGAAAGTAATATACAGCGGGAAGGACACGTTGACTGTGGGTATTATGATTATCGTTTTTCTATTCCTGGTTTTTATATGTTAGTTGAAGCCAAAAAACAATTCTTAGATTTTGTATTACCTATTAAAACGAAAATAGTTTCTATTAATACATTATTATCTGAAAATAGAGATGTAATACAGCAAATTAGAAACTATTTATCTGACGAAGGTATTGATTATGGGATAATAACGAATGGAAAACAGTTTATTATAGGGCAGTTCATTAATCATAATGGAACATTATGGAAACAAAATAAATGTTTAGTTTTTAATGGACTGGATGAGATAAAAGAAAATTTCATAACTTTTTATAACAATTTATCGAAAGAAGGTATTATTGAAAATGGTGGTTTTAAATTTTTGCAGAATAAAGAAATAGAATTTTCTAAGAAAATTATTGAGACATTAGTAGACCGTGAGAAAGAAATTGTACGGAATAGTATTAGTACTAATTTGACTCCTATTATAGAGACTATTTTTGGGGAAATATTTTCAGATATAAAAGAAGATGATGCTGAATTTATTAAAGAGTGTTTCGTTGAAAATAAGGAAACAATAAAAAATAGAGCAGAATTAAATGGATTATTTAGTGATACACCTCCTTTTTTATCAGAAGTTGTAGGTGCTCAAAATCATGATAGTATTTCTCAACAAATAAATGCGGAAATAACATCTTCGAATGTGTCGTTGAAAATGGCTCCTCCAAAACCTGTAATTATTGTAGGTTCAAAAGGTGCAGGTAAGACTACTTTTATAAACTTTTTGTTTAAAAATAAGCTACCCAATGATACTATTAATAGATATCCGTATGTGTATGTTGACTTTATTAAGTATTATAAAAATTCTAAAAATGTTGATACAGAAAAAATATCAGAGGATATTTTAAATTCATTATATGAACAATATCCTTTTTTAGAACTTGATACATATAAAGTCTTGAAGCGTATTTATATACATGAAATAAATAGAAATGATAGAGGAATTTGGAGTGTTTATAAAGAAAAAAATCAACTTGTTTATGTTGATAAGTTGAATTCTTTTATAGAGGAAAAATTTAAGCATAAAGAACTTCATTTAGAGGAACTGTCTAAATATCTAGTTAGAGAAAGACAAATGAGACTTATTGTTATTATTGATAATGCTGACCAATTTGATATGGAGACTCAAGAAAGTGCTTTTCTTTTTGCTAGTTCATTGAACAGAAGAGCTTTTTGTGGGGTTTTCGTTTCTTTGCGTGAAGGATACTATTATAAATGGAGAAATTTACCTCCATTTAATGCTTTTGAAAGCAATGTATATCACGTGACAGCTCCAAAGTATAGTGAAGTGCTACAAAAAAGAATAAGCTACACTTTGAAGAAAATCGAATTTGATTCTTCCGTTATAGAAAGGAATGTAACAGGAGTAAATCAAGTAGGATATAAGATTGAAATGGAGACTCAGAATATAAAAGAATTTTTTCTTAGTCTTCAAAATTCTTTATTTGACAATTCTAATGAATTGATTGTTGATTTCCTAAACTATTCAACATTTCCCAATACTCGGGAAGGGTTGAGGCTATTTAAATTATTTTTAATTTCTGGTTATACAGATGTCTCTGAGTATATAATGAGGGTCCGTTTTAATAGGGATAACCATAAAATAACTATACCTATTCATGAATTTGTTAAATCAATTGGGCTTCATAATAAGCTGTATTATAATCATGAAATAAGTGTCATTCCTAATTTATTTTATCCATGTAATGAAAGTTCTAATCATTTTTTGAAAATATGGATATTAAAATATTTATCTAATAAATTAAAATCGGGTGGAAATGTTAATAAATATGACTCTCTGAGTGATTTGGCTAACTGTTTTATTAATTATGGATATAAGACAGATATAATATATAAAGAGCTAGAGTTATTGCTCAAATTAGAGTTGATAGAGACAGATGAGATATTAACAGATATAAAATGGGTGAATTTGCCTGAAAAAGTTTTCAATGTATGTATTTCAGCTAAAGGATATTATTATTTGAACGAAGTAATGAATCGTTTTTATTATTTTGAGCTTGTTTTACAAGATACACCTATATTTGATGAAGTGTTTTTTAACAATATGTGTCAAGTTTTTCCTCATTGTACAGAAAACGGAAAAAGAAATATGAATAATCGTATTGAAACAGTTGAATGTTTTATGAGGTACTTGGGAGAACAGGAGAATCATGAACCTAGAGTAGTTTTAAACCAGTTAGGAAGTATAGTACAAGATATTAAAAATAAGGGTATGGACGCCGATATAAGGAATATAAAAGATAAAATGGGTTTATCCTAA